A region from the Bactrocera dorsalis isolate Fly_Bdor chromosome 1, ASM2337382v1, whole genome shotgun sequence genome encodes:
- the LOC105229659 gene encoding putative inorganic phosphate cotransporter: MENKRKVDSKNKAPFFGARHVQCILIFLGTAAAFTQRVNLSVAIVAMMDKNSTNPNFEEYQWSEQTKSYLLSAFFWGYFVTQIPGSQLAHKFGGKITLLLSIVLSGLLALLTPLSVRLGDWQLLFALRLCQGLLQGSTFASVHTLLSKWIPAEERSSLGTFCYSGMAFGTVLMMFVSGWIASSTFGWPGIFYFAGILSVIWGFIWYFVGANTPSECKAMTEAERLYIETAIATTAKPETENEQVTMKTPWLKILSSVPFWMILLTQSTYAWGYWTLMTQIPSYMKSILGQDIQSNALMSAAPYLADLLLTFVFCFLSGFLIKRGYISVVVSRKLFNTIGFWVPIVPLILLGYMGTDRSELALILLIIAVGVNSAGNLGFLINHIDLAPNFAGVLMGMANSAANIMSLLAPLTVGFIVTDAKNVLQWRIVFYIASGMYFVGNLLFILFGQAKIQVWNYPKTRLPQRDERVGI, translated from the exons atgGAAAATAAGCGGAAAGTTGATAGCAAAAATAAAG CACCGTTCTTCGGCGCTCGTCATGTGCAATGTATTCTAATATTTCTCGGAACCGCTGCTGCGTTCACGCAACGCGTAAATCTCTCGGTAGCGATAGTAGCAATGATGGAtaagaattccacaaatccCAATTTTGAG gaGTACCAATGGTCTGAGCAGACAAAATCCTACCTGCTCAGCGCTTTCTTTTGGGGTTATTTTGTGACACAAATACCGGGCAGTCAGTTGGCGCACAAATTTGGTGGTAAAATAACGCTGCTCCTTAGCATAGTACTAAGTGGACTTTTGGCTTTACTTACGCCGCTGAGCGTGCGTTTGGGCGATTGGCAACTGCTCTTTGCGCTGCGTTTGTGTCAAGGTCTCTTACAGGGTAGCACGTTTGCATCTGTACACACACTACTCTCCAAATGGATACCAGCCGAGGAGCGTAGCTCACTTGGCACCTTTTGCTACAGCGGTATGGCTTTTGGTACTGTGCTGATGATGTTCGTCAGCGGTTGGATTGCCTCTTCCACATTCGGTTGGCCAGGCATATTCTATTTTGCTGGCATACTCAGCGTAATTTGGGGTTTCATTTGGTACTTTGTCGGCGCTAACACACCAAGCGAATGCAAAGCAATGACTGAGGCAGAGCGTTTGTATATTGAAACCGCAATTGCGACAACGGCTAAACCGGAGACGGAGAATGAGCAAGTAACCATGAAGACACCTTGGTTGAAGATACTCAGCTCTGTGCCTTTCTGGATGATATTGCTGACGCAGAGCACCTACGCATGGGGCTATTGGACACTGATGACACAAATCCCCTCATATATGAAGAGCATACTGGGACAAGATATCCAGAGCAATGCGCTCATGTCCGCAGCGCCATATCTGGCTGATTTGTTGTTGACAttcgtattttgttttttatctgGTTTTCTGATTAAACGTGGCTACATAAGTGTTGTTGTCAGCCGGAAACTGTTCAATACTATCGGATTTTGGGTGCCTATAGTACCGCTTATACTACTCGGCTATATGGGCACCGATCGGAGCGAGTTGGCACTGATTTTGCTGATCATTGCTGTTGGTGTGAATTCAGCCGGCAATTTGGGTTTCCTCATCAATCATATTGATTTAGCTCCCAACTTTGCTGGTGTCCTTATGGGCATGGCGAATAGTGCGGCAAATATTATGAGCTTATTGGCCCCACTGACGGTGGGCTTCATTGTCACAGATGCG AAAAATGTGCTGCAGTGGCGTATTGTCTTTTACATTGCTAGCGGCATGTACTTCGTTGGCAATTTATTGTTCATCTTGTTTGGCCAGGCGAAAATCCAGGTATGGAACTATCCTAAAACACGGCTTCCACAGCGGGATGAGCGCGTTGGTATTTGA